ATCTCTTTTTTTATCTAGTTTTGTATTATGTGCATCTTTTCTTCCACCATATAAAACAGGGTTTATATCACTTCCTCCACTTAATATCATACCATCAATTTTATCTTTTGATATATGATTATTAGCTCTTAAACTTACGCTTTTAGCTCCAGATAAATATAGATTCAGCCTTATAAACAACTCTGCAAAAAAGTTGCCTTTATTAGGTAAGCATATACCAATTAATGGTTTTTTAGCCATTTTTCTACTCTTTCAACCCATCTATTTAAATTTATTGGTTTATTTAAATACTCAATATATTCATTGCTTAGTAGTTTTAGATTTTTTTCATTATTTGCAAGGCTTTCTACCAATAACCATCTATTCCATTCATCTGATATTTTCCAATCATTCTCATCAACAAGTGAGTTTGATAAACGATAGTGAAATGCAGGTCTTGGTTTAATTTTTTCTTTTGGTAGTTTTTCTCTAACTCTTTTTTCATCAATATATGCAAAAACTGGCAACATATCTAAAGATCTATTTCGTGTTGGATTAAAATATAAATAATCATCAATTAAATCATCCATATTTGGATCATATTTACTATTTAAAATCTTTAAAATATACTCTTTTGGAAAATTATCTATATATGGAGTGATTTTTCTTGCAATATCAACCTTTGCATCTTTGTTCAAAAAATCTTGTAATATAACATATGCTCTTAAATAATTTAAAATTGATTTTGCTTTTAAAGAAATCAATTCTACATTTATATGTAAACCAAAAGCATTATAGACTCTTTTTTTAGTTCCATGAGCACCTGCATTTGTTAGTTTTGTACTTAAGTCATCAACTAATTGCATTTTACTCAAAGGTATTGGTGGAGTACTTATTTCATAAGGAACTAAATCCTTAGATATTGTTCCTAGAATATTTTCAACTTCATCAAGTCTTTTTTCATCAATTTGTATTCCAACTTTTTCAAAAAAATCGATTGCATTTGTTTTTATCTTTTGCTTTGTTAAAAGTTCAAAGTCAAGTTCTAAAACAAAATCACCATATTCTGATTCCAATTTATAAAAAAAACTGTTTATTTTTTTTTCTTTTAATGAATATGTTTCTTTTAATAAAGATAATATTTCATTCATATTTATATTTGAAAACTCTAGTTCATATCCTACTTTTCTTTCTTTACCATTATAATTATTTATATTTTCTGGCATT
The window above is part of the Malaciobacter marinus genome. Proteins encoded here:
- a CDS encoding amidoligase family protein — encoded protein: MGNFIMPENINNYNGKERKVGYELEFSNINMNEILSLLKETYSLKEKKINSFFYKLESEYGDFVLELDFELLTKQKIKTNAIDFFEKVGIQIDEKRLDEVENILGTISKDLVPYEISTPPIPLSKMQLVDDLSTKLTNAGAHGTKKRVYNAFGLHINVELISLKAKSILNYLRAYVILQDFLNKDAKVDIARKITPYIDNFPKEYILKILNSKYDPNMDDLIDDYLYFNPTRNRSLDMLPVFAYIDEKRVREKLPKEKIKPRPAFHYRLSNSLVDENDWKISDEWNRWLLVESLANNEKNLKLLSNEYIEYLNKPINLNRWVERVEKWLKNH